Proteins co-encoded in one Dreissena polymorpha isolate Duluth1 chromosome 12, UMN_Dpol_1.0, whole genome shotgun sequence genomic window:
- the LOC127852815 gene encoding adhesion G protein-coupled receptor L3-like, which yields MGTHWFSGRIGFIEGMSCPSNTYGNVTRYCDMDGLYRDPVYNCTRTSILDVYTKFMYTAWKATDILSRLAKVINDSNEQLMVGDVEKIRFILQNVGSDLGQSDIEPEKYTDFFLDVVNTLIGEKAESTWKVLVNQTRIGADSIVRCVDKFVNNMVTQSNGTIYNHTFIKSNLIAAISETLNCSIVKFPGDTLVGYSRNSGHDFKEFPLWASGRSNNIRAPCMNSQVYSGIFYRNLSSIVSLNSAIDRKWPKNVNAPVISFAYLSSKSSVTPVKKPDTPVEISFEIYDQSLSDPVCAYLQFNESGGPNIWSTEGCSLTSFDRNTGVVTCTCSHLTNFAVLMSPAVPTTAHAHSRALGLFSIIGCSISMVGLSLTVIVHLVFWRSLSSDRTVLLMNVCFIFFIGYLVFLTGIEKTSNSTVCTAIAVILHYIFLVVFFLMLAEGLMITYLVLSPFRKRRIVVPFIIAAYAIPILIVGISMGVTQLKGYGNESFCWLTVDGGLYWAFVGPIILVVVGNIVNLGIILKFGVCGISAMAKKSDLEKIKTGARSVGVLTPMFGITWLIGVFAVNDATLVFQWLFVILNSLQGLMIFIVKCPLDKKVQDAFKEKRRRFFSVESSASGEHAKHKTADGSKQTESSM from the exons ATGGGTACTCACTGGTTTTCCGGCAGAATTGGCTTTATAGAGGGAATGTCGTGCCCATCAAACACATACG GAAATGTCACACGGTACTGTGACATGGACGGCCTTTACCGGGACCCTGTGTACAACTGTACACGGACCTCAATCTTAGACGTATACACCAAG tttatgtATACGGCATGGAAAGCAACCGATATACTAAGTAGATTAGCCAAAGTAATCAATGACTCGAATGAACAGCTCATGGTCGGAGATGTGGAAAAAATACGTTTCATTCTCCAGAATGTCGGAAGTGATTTGGGCCAGAGCGACATTGAACCGGAAAAATACACTGAT tttttctTAGATGTGGTTAACACACTTATTGGTGAGAAAGCTGAATCAACGTGGAAAGTATTAGTAAATCAG ACAAGAATTGGTGCCGATTCAATTGTTAGATGCGTGGATAAATTTGTGAACAACATGGTGACACAATCGAACGGAACAATTTATAACCATACCTTCATTAAATCGAACTTGA TTGCAGCAATATCAGAAACATTGAACTGTTCCATTGTAAAATTCCCGGGCGATACATTGGTCGGTTACAGCAGGAACAGCGGCCACGATTTCAAAGAGTTCCCTTTATGGGCTAGCGGTCGCTCGAATAATATACGTGCACCATGCATGAACT CCCAGGTCTACAGCGGGATTTTTTATCGAAATCTTTCAAGTATCGTTTCGTTGAACTCCGCAATCGATAG GAAATGGCCAAAGAATGTGAACGCGCCCGTGATTTCCTTCGCCTATTTATCCAGTAAATCTTCAGTTACACCAGTTAAAAAACCGGATACACCAGTTGAAATATCATTCGAAATATATGAT cAAAGCTTGTCAGACCCTGTATGTGCTTATCTTCAATTCAATGAAAG CGGTGGTCCTAATATCTGGTCTACCGAAGGCTGCTCGCTGACTTCCTTTGACAGGAACACTGGCGTTGTGACCTGCACCTGTAGCCACCTGACTAATTTTGCCGTGCTGATGAGTCCGGCAGTACCGACGACA GCGCACGCCCACAGCCGTGCTTTAGGGTTGTTCTCTATCATAGGATGTTCTATTTCAATGGTCGGCCTTTCCCTCACCGTCATCGTTCATCTTGTGTTCTGGAG ATCGCTCTCATCAGACCGGACTGTTTTGCTGATGAATGTTTGCTTTATATTCTTCATCGGCTATCTTGTGTTTCTAACCGGAATCGAGAAAACATCAAATTCG ACTGTATGCACAGCCATTGCTGTTATCCTGCACTACATTTTCCTCGTCGTGTTCTTTCTGATGTTAGCCGAGGGACTCATGATCACCTATCTGGTGCTAAGCCCGTTCCGCAAACGGCGCATTGTGGTGCCTTTCATTATTGCTGCATATG cCATTCCGATTTTGATAGTTGGAATTTCAATGGGCGTCACACAGCTGAAAGGATACGGCAACGAGTCATT TTGTTGGTTGACGGTCGATGGTGGTTTATATTGGGCATTTGTTGGACCTATCATTTTAGTCGTCGTT GGAAATATTGTCAATCTTGGAATTATCTTGAAGTTTGGGGTCTGTGGCATTTCCGCTATGGCAAAAAAATCAGATCTGGAAAAAATCAA GACTGGCGCAAGGAGTGTCGGCGTGCTAACCCCCATGTTTGGCATCACGTGGCTTATCGGCGTATTTGCCGTCAATGACGCGACGTTGGTCTTTCAGTGGCTATTCGTCATACTGAACTCACTCCAG GGTCTAATGATATTCATTGTGAAGTGCCCACTGGACAAAAAG GTTCAAGATGCTTTCAAAGAGAAGCGCCGACGATTCTTCTCTGTTGAAAGTAGTGCCTCAGGTGAACACGCTAAACACAAG acTGCAGATGGATCAAAGCAAACGGAAAGCTCGATGTGA